One genomic segment of Nitrospirota bacterium includes these proteins:
- a CDS encoding 3D domain-containing protein, producing MQIRLTCFSLSAGIMAIVLFLVGMHYFDTVSHLKEKNEQLSRKVNVLESEFLTDLEKGEFEVTAYDVSLRSTGKWSRNHLTKSGTTPHRYRTVAVDPTIIPIGSLVYIEGVGWRIAEDTGSKIKGKMIDVFFDSEDEAIDFGRQTLKVYYYKV from the coding sequence ATGCAAATAAGACTGACTTGTTTTTCGTTGTCTGCAGGGATAATGGCGATAGTGCTATTTTTGGTTGGTATGCACTACTTTGACACGGTGTCACATTTAAAGGAAAAAAATGAGCAGCTATCGAGAAAGGTAAATGTTTTAGAGTCAGAGTTTCTTACGGATTTAGAGAAGGGAGAGTTTGAAGTAACCGCCTATGATGTATCTCTTAGGAGTACGGGCAAGTGGAGCCGCAATCATCTGACAAAAAGCGGCACAACACCTCACAGGTATAGAACAGTGGCAGTTGATCCCACAATTATTCCTATCGGTTCGCTGGTTTACATAGAAGGAGTAGGCTGGCGCATAGCCGAGGACACGGGCAGCAAAATCAAAGGTAAGATGATAGACGTGTTTTTTGATTCAGAAGATGAGGCCATTGATTTT